One segment of bacterium DNA contains the following:
- a CDS encoding UvrD-helicase domain-containing protein — translation MAKIRLNPSQERVVAAPPGPMVVVAGAGSGKTRVITERIIRLISDRGVPAAGILAVTFTNKAAQEMQRRVEAALGYRPAATVGTFHATGARILRAETRYTAGRADPNFVIFDDGDTEAAIKKIADKWALPAEQFHYKRLAAAVEAAKRELVPAEDYPRSDAYRETVADVYAAYQNLLRENNAYDFGDLLMELAFLFRRERDVLARWQGRFQHILVDEYQDTNYAQYELLRLLGEKYRRICVVGDPDQSIYRWRGADITNFQRFARDFPDARFYTLEQNYRSHQSVLDAANALIRFNTQNRYAKELWSDRPAEAKPAIVQCYDERHEALRVAYAVEDARANHGLEYRDCAVLYRVNAQSRVFEEVLAKAGVPFQIVGGTRFYGRREVKDALAYLRLIHNANDALAFARVVNVPARGVGAASSRIIEDNRRGRPPLKAVADEALLAQLPARAATGLRRFVGLINELAAEADAKPPSEILAAAVERSGYLAWLAEQEEIKGEARAENVRELINAAAEFETEHPQATLAEFMEAVALVSDVDSYDPDADRVSLMTLHTAKGLEFGAVFIVGVEERLLPHANSLADAAELEEERRLCYVGVTRAKDLLYLSFAGTRSVAGVTEPRERSRFLREIGDGYLTELEPLDVDDVIQYEPWGRRGRP, via the coding sequence TTGGCCAAAATCCGCTTAAACCCTTCCCAAGAGCGAGTCGTCGCCGCGCCCCCCGGGCCGATGGTCGTCGTAGCCGGCGCGGGTTCGGGCAAAACCCGCGTCATAACGGAACGCATTATCCGCCTTATATCGGACCGGGGCGTACCGGCGGCCGGCATCTTAGCGGTCACTTTCACGAATAAAGCCGCGCAGGAAATGCAGCGGCGCGTCGAAGCGGCGTTGGGATACCGGCCCGCCGCGACGGTCGGTACGTTCCACGCCACCGGCGCGCGTATACTACGCGCCGAAACGCGCTACACCGCCGGCCGCGCCGACCCCAACTTCGTCATCTTCGACGACGGCGACACCGAGGCCGCCATAAAGAAGATAGCCGACAAGTGGGCGCTCCCCGCCGAGCAGTTCCATTATAAGCGGCTGGCCGCGGCGGTCGAGGCCGCCAAACGCGAACTGGTCCCGGCCGAGGACTACCCTCGCTCCGACGCCTACCGCGAGACCGTGGCCGACGTCTACGCCGCCTACCAAAATCTCCTTCGCGAGAACAACGCCTACGACTTCGGCGACCTTTTAATGGAGTTGGCCTTTCTCTTCCGCCGCGAGCGCGACGTCCTGGCGCGGTGGCAAGGGCGCTTCCAGCATATCCTCGTCGACGAGTACCAGGATACGAACTACGCCCAGTACGAGCTGCTCCGGCTCCTGGGTGAGAAATACCGCCGGATCTGCGTCGTGGGAGACCCGGACCAGTCGATATACCGGTGGCGCGGCGCCGATATAACGAACTTCCAACGGTTCGCCCGGGATTTCCCCGACGCGCGCTTCTACACCCTGGAACAAAACTACCGCTCCCACCAGAGCGTCCTCGACGCGGCCAACGCCCTCATCAGGTTCAATACGCAAAACCGCTACGCCAAAGAGCTGTGGAGCGACCGCCCGGCGGAAGCGAAGCCGGCCATCGTCCAATGCTACGACGAACGACACGAGGCGCTCCGCGTCGCCTACGCCGTCGAGGACGCGCGCGCCAACCACGGCCTGGAATACCGCGACTGCGCCGTGCTCTACCGCGTGAACGCCCAATCTCGCGTCTTCGAGGAAGTGCTGGCCAAAGCCGGCGTGCCGTTTCAGATCGTCGGCGGCACCCGCTTTTACGGACGCCGCGAAGTTAAAGACGCGCTCGCCTACCTTCGTTTAATACACAACGCCAACGACGCCTTGGCCTTCGCCCGCGTCGTTAACGTACCCGCGCGCGGCGTGGGCGCCGCGTCTTCCAGAATAATCGAGGACAACCGACGCGGACGCCCCCCGCTAAAGGCCGTCGCGGACGAGGCCCTCCTGGCGCAACTCCCGGCCCGCGCCGCTACCGGCCTCCGCCGCTTCGTAGGGTTAATAAACGAGCTGGCCGCCGAAGCCGACGCCAAACCTCCCAGCGAAATCCTCGCCGCCGCCGTCGAAAGGAGCGGCTATCTGGCCTGGCTCGCCGAGCAAGAGGAGATAAAGGGGGAAGCGCGCGCCGAAAACGTGAGGGAATTAATTAACGCCGCGGCCGAATTCGAGACCGAGCACCCGCAGGCGACGTTGGCCGAGTTCATGGAGGCCGTCGCGCTGGTGAGCGACGTCGACAGCTACGACCCCGACGCCGACCGCGTGTCGCTGATGACGCTGCATACCGCCAAGGGGCTGGAGTTCGGCGCCGTCTTCATCGTCGGCGTCGAGGAACGCCTCCTTCCCCACGCCAACTCGCTCGCCGACGCCGCGGAGCTCGAAGAAGAACGTCGACTCTGTTACGTCGGCGTTACGCGCGCCAAGGACCTCTTGTACCTGTCTTTCGCCGGAACGCGGAGCGTCGCCGGCGTCACGGAACCGCGCGAGCGGTCGCGCTTTCTCCGCGAAATCGGCGACGGCTACTTGACCGAGCTCGAGCCTTTGGACGTCGACGACGTAATCCAATACGAACCGTGGGGCCGCCGCGGCCGCCCCTAA
- a CDS encoding DUF4388 domain-containing protein — MGLDGNLEDFPLADVLQLINMGSRTGLLVITKNDSAARIWFERGQAVHAEVGELVGEKAVYETFNWREGRFTFDTDATTDLKTIELDCQNLIMEAVRRLDEWTKLRKIIPSSRYAVTFSAGPGDKAGNITLQAHEWKVLSLVDGELSVSELAEKTGFSELKTTQIVHALIDSGLLEVHPPESKPAPPSEEKARIKSLREFLKGVEQPGGKVRGEGLGPAAKTNVGVLALFINSLLDNFDKPNGLYNTVKQDKPLRERIAEQAERYPQVEIIKFIDDRVDVTGLDSDIESLDDLGKKNLIVALAEVKEQILITAEKQTNKIAAARRHNKVLEQVFGPDGTPQNIGLGSILEKKTP; from the coding sequence ATGGGCCTCGACGGCAATTTAGAAGACTTCCCGCTCGCCGACGTCCTCCAGCTCATAAACATGGGCTCGCGGACCGGCCTCCTCGTAATAACCAAAAACGATAGCGCGGCCCGCATATGGTTCGAACGGGGGCAGGCCGTACACGCCGAAGTCGGCGAACTGGTCGGCGAAAAAGCCGTCTACGAAACCTTCAATTGGCGCGAGGGCCGGTTTACCTTCGACACGGACGCGACGACGGACCTGAAAACGATCGAGCTCGACTGCCAGAACCTGATCATGGAAGCCGTTCGCAGGCTCGACGAGTGGACCAAACTACGCAAAATTATCCCCAGCTCGCGCTACGCCGTTACTTTCTCCGCCGGCCCCGGCGATAAGGCCGGCAACATTACGCTCCAAGCCCACGAGTGGAAAGTATTATCCCTGGTCGACGGCGAACTCAGCGTATCGGAACTCGCGGAGAAAACCGGATTCTCGGAGCTTAAGACGACGCAAATTGTCCACGCTCTCATAGATTCCGGCTTACTCGAAGTCCACCCCCCGGAAAGCAAACCGGCTCCGCCTTCCGAAGAAAAGGCGCGGATTAAGAGCCTGCGCGAATTCCTCAAGGGCGTCGAACAACCCGGCGGTAAAGTTCGCGGCGAGGGTTTGGGGCCCGCCGCCAAAACCAACGTCGGCGTATTGGCCCTATTCATCAACTCGCTGCTCGATAACTTCGACAAACCCAACGGCCTGTACAACACCGTAAAACAAGACAAACCTTTGCGCGAACGGATAGCCGAGCAAGCCGAGCGTTACCCCCAGGTCGAGATAATCAAGTTTATCGACGACCGAGTCGACGTCACGGGCCTTGATAGCGACATCGAATCACTCGACGACCTGGGTAAGAAAAACCTTATCGTCGCCCTCGCCGAAGTCAAAGAACAGATATTGATAACCGCCGAGAAACAGACGAACAAGATCGCCGCCGCGCGGCGCCACAACAAGGTATTGGAACAAGTCTTCGGCCCCGACGGTACGCCGCAGAACATCGGCCTCGGCAGCATCCTCGAAAAGAAAACGCCTTAG
- a CDS encoding GTPase domain-containing protein, with protein MSLINYSSREINCKIVYYGCGLCGKTTNLLYIHEKLPHDIKGKMVSLATDTDRTLFFDFLPLELGTVSGFKTRFHLYTVPGQVHYDASRKLILKGVDGLVFVVDSQRNRFDENIESFENMKKNLQLQGYRLENIPYIFQYNKRDLPNCSPVEQLEAALNNDQVPCFESIATTGIGVFDSLRAISKLVIAHLSRQTAR; from the coding sequence ATGTCGCTAATAAATTATTCATCGCGCGAAATAAACTGCAAGATCGTCTACTACGGTTGCGGTCTCTGCGGCAAAACGACCAACCTCCTGTATATCCACGAGAAGCTCCCCCACGATATCAAGGGGAAAATGGTCTCGTTGGCCACCGATACCGACCGGACCCTCTTCTTCGATTTCTTACCGCTCGAGCTCGGAACGGTGAGCGGGTTCAAAACGCGCTTCCACCTCTATACCGTACCCGGCCAAGTCCACTACGACGCCTCGCGTAAACTCATCCTCAAAGGCGTGGACGGCCTCGTCTTCGTGGTAGACTCTCAGCGCAACCGCTTCGACGAAAATATAGAATCCTTCGAAAACATGAAAAAGAACCTCCAGCTTCAAGGGTACCGCCTCGAAAATATCCCGTACATATTCCAATACAATAAACGCGACTTACCGAACTGTTCGCCGGTGGAGCAACTCGAAGCCGCGCTCAACAATGACCAAGTACCCTGTTTCGAATCGATCGCGACTACCGGCATTGGCGTATTCGACTCCTTACGCGCGATCTCGAAGCTGGTTATCGCGCATCTGTCGCGCCAAACGGCCCGTTAA
- a CDS encoding roadblock/LC7 domain-containing protein: protein MPGMDLVLFEEDYTNINEILATLVRETNSKFALLVDRSGQLVSSQGDTENMDSLSFASLSAGNYAATSELAKILGQEEFSVLFHQGTNESIHLSIVAKRVILVVVFDNKTTLGLVRLRVKKAVEELSGIFNRIFQKVAERGAEAFSPLGDTFTSVAESEIDNLFKD from the coding sequence ATGCCCGGGATGGACCTCGTCCTTTTCGAAGAAGACTATACAAATATTAACGAGATATTGGCGACTCTCGTCCGCGAGACCAATTCTAAGTTCGCGCTATTGGTGGACCGCTCGGGGCAACTCGTCTCGAGCCAGGGCGATACCGAGAATATGGACTCGCTATCCTTCGCGTCGCTTTCCGCGGGCAATTACGCCGCGACCAGCGAACTCGCGAAAATCCTCGGCCAGGAAGAATTCTCCGTGCTCTTCCACCAAGGTACTAACGAATCAATACACTTATCCATAGTAGCCAAACGCGTTATCCTAGTCGTAGTCTTCGACAATAAAACTACGTTAGGGTTGGTTCGGCTAAGAGTCAAAAAGGCGGTAGAAGAACTCTCGGGTATATTTAACCGCATCTTCCAAAAAGTCGCCGAACGCGGCGCCGAAGCGTTTTCGCCGCTGGGAGACACCTTCACGAGCGTCGCCGAAAGCGAAATAGACAACCTCTTCAAAGATTAA
- a CDS encoding AAA family ATPase, with amino-acid sequence MSDTCPNCGRYVAQAAAFCPNCGVKTGEASEEAAAVAAELAGLDVLSPSLSPDVLGELTEKFLAAADEIAYERGGTVIRGGSSAVTIKFPHNVESPAAAAASCALVLRDVTRGLLVTTPKELSTNAYLTAGVDASPRDTRAGGEPETPRVKAERLRRKAGKWVILAGENVYARTAGDFKYVAVGFYQARGGKTAVKIYELKEDRRHLTSAPPIETSPFTPVAGFEEAIENSLAAVLSRRQRRTLFVTGAAGTGKTTWLAAACRLAREKGFRVYASSCTNGRRYRPFSLWAPIWREVFADVAPEAPPAEAPARAIRQIDGPSVIWAPLFARIMGFRPELNPHVADAAPELRHRRIIEVAEILTVRAAAAKPTAVILDDLHLADASSRALLGALLAAPAEEPLALIMASETPDETFGRAADTVLHTRPFTEEEVAAFAGNFAGTGAEEDAALLHAASKGRPEILEQLWLAAREKGAVKIKTLATEGGLEQPTLVAQRLRDFDKRWQRATAALTTLGIPLTDEEVRALAADVFGPDGTAGEAWRYKLYKSLLLRPSLGDREYLCVPPYLREAVLAATAPTPESRMAAAQTAAGFLAERYPGELSARATLELAAGRPARAYDLARENAKQALWLGSPHDAVAQLTAVIRELERQQTEDDVKRKLLPRLFFARAEAFSEAGLAAAALKDLEKIGAAEGELSARRFYSQGQVYLRRGYFREAESSFIEALQSAARSEEYDLVADVELALADLFRQRGDVAKATYELEKSLKADRAPSPRAYRLLAELKYRAGYLTDAVKAARKCISLTDGAQKPITAAEMGLSLAPVFFEYGRISNARGLIAEARNAFGAVGDKRRLCETYLLEGAIDQATEDLATSETAFDVALRLAEEEGYDLCGVEAALGLAVASLLKNDLRGYRRLLVKAKEATTEPESPKASLNLLEATAAYYVSEDYDEAYRLADAASAEYRRTGNAFLYGAAATLAARAALAAGQPDKGREVLGRTDIERRARESKVFFAYYYLAAGELLDAVGDAGQARKRLIAAAAAARELGLWQPRGECYLNLARIAAHENEREKYRRRALWLLDSKGASLLAAKAER; translated from the coding sequence ATGTCGGATACGTGCCCTAATTGCGGCCGGTACGTCGCTCAAGCTGCGGCCTTTTGCCCGAATTGCGGCGTTAAAACCGGCGAAGCATCAGAAGAAGCGGCCGCGGTTGCGGCCGAGCTCGCGGGGCTCGACGTACTGAGCCCTTCCCTCTCCCCCGACGTACTGGGGGAATTGACCGAAAAATTCCTGGCCGCTGCCGACGAAATCGCGTACGAACGCGGCGGTACCGTTATCCGCGGAGGCTCCTCCGCGGTCACCATCAAATTCCCCCATAACGTCGAGTCGCCCGCGGCCGCGGCGGCTTCATGTGCTCTGGTACTCCGGGACGTCACCCGCGGCCTTCTGGTGACGACTCCTAAAGAGCTGAGTACCAACGCGTACCTAACGGCGGGCGTCGACGCGTCCCCGAGGGACACCCGAGCCGGGGGCGAACCTGAAACTCCTCGCGTAAAGGCCGAACGGCTCCGAAGAAAAGCCGGTAAATGGGTCATCCTCGCCGGCGAAAACGTCTACGCCCGGACCGCCGGGGATTTCAAGTACGTCGCGGTCGGCTTCTATCAAGCGCGGGGGGGCAAAACGGCCGTAAAAATTTACGAATTGAAGGAAGACCGGCGGCACCTCACGTCGGCTCCGCCGATAGAAACGTCGCCGTTCACGCCGGTCGCCGGGTTCGAAGAAGCGATCGAGAATTCCCTCGCCGCGGTCCTCTCGAGGCGACAACGGCGGACTCTCTTCGTCACGGGCGCCGCCGGGACGGGGAAAACGACCTGGCTGGCGGCAGCGTGCCGTTTAGCCCGCGAAAAAGGCTTCCGGGTATACGCTTCGTCGTGTACGAACGGGCGCCGGTACCGGCCGTTCAGCCTCTGGGCGCCGATATGGCGCGAGGTGTTTGCCGACGTCGCCCCCGAAGCGCCGCCGGCGGAAGCGCCGGCCCGGGCGATACGACAAATCGACGGCCCGTCGGTCATCTGGGCGCCGTTATTCGCGCGAATCATGGGCTTCCGGCCCGAACTAAACCCGCACGTCGCGGACGCAGCACCCGAACTCAGACACCGACGGATTATTGAGGTTGCGGAAATTTTGACCGTACGGGCCGCCGCCGCAAAACCGACGGCCGTAATACTGGACGACCTCCACTTGGCCGACGCGTCGTCCCGGGCTCTACTCGGCGCGCTGCTGGCCGCCCCGGCGGAGGAACCGCTCGCACTCATAATGGCCAGCGAAACTCCCGACGAAACTTTTGGCCGGGCGGCGGACACCGTCCTACACACCAGGCCGTTCACAGAAGAAGAAGTAGCCGCCTTCGCCGGGAATTTCGCGGGAACGGGCGCCGAGGAAGACGCCGCGCTACTACACGCGGCCAGCAAGGGTCGCCCCGAAATCCTCGAGCAACTTTGGCTCGCGGCCCGCGAGAAGGGCGCCGTTAAAATCAAGACGTTGGCGACCGAAGGCGGCCTGGAACAACCCACGCTCGTAGCGCAACGTTTGCGAGATTTCGACAAACGTTGGCAACGCGCGACCGCCGCCTTAACGACACTCGGCATTCCCCTAACCGACGAAGAAGTGCGCGCCCTCGCGGCCGACGTCTTCGGCCCGGACGGTACCGCCGGCGAAGCGTGGCGATATAAGTTATACAAATCGCTTTTACTCCGACCTTCGCTAGGCGATAGGGAGTATCTTTGCGTCCCGCCCTATCTACGCGAAGCCGTGCTAGCCGCTACGGCGCCCACGCCGGAAAGCCGAATGGCCGCGGCGCAAACCGCGGCCGGTTTCCTGGCCGAACGTTACCCCGGGGAGCTATCGGCCCGCGCGACGCTCGAGTTAGCGGCCGGGAGGCCGGCGCGGGCGTACGACCTGGCCCGGGAAAACGCGAAACAAGCGCTTTGGCTGGGTTCACCCCACGACGCGGTGGCCCAACTAACGGCCGTTATACGCGAGTTAGAAAGGCAACAAACCGAAGACGACGTAAAACGAAAACTTTTACCGCGCCTATTTTTTGCCCGGGCGGAGGCTTTCTCCGAGGCCGGTTTGGCCGCCGCCGCCCTAAAAGACCTCGAAAAAATCGGCGCCGCGGAAGGCGAATTATCAGCGCGACGTTTTTATTCTCAAGGCCAGGTGTACCTGCGCCGCGGCTACTTCCGGGAAGCCGAAAGCTCGTTTATCGAAGCCTTACAGAGCGCCGCGCGTTCCGAAGAATACGACCTGGTCGCCGACGTTGAGCTGGCGCTAGCCGACCTTTTCCGCCAACGAGGAGACGTCGCCAAAGCAACGTACGAGCTCGAAAAATCGCTGAAGGCCGACCGCGCGCCGTCGCCGCGGGCTTACCGGTTGCTCGCCGAGCTCAAGTACCGAGCCGGGTACCTGACCGACGCCGTAAAGGCCGCGCGAAAATGCATATCTCTAACCGACGGCGCGCAAAAGCCGATTACCGCCGCGGAGATGGGGCTCTCGCTGGCGCCCGTTTTCTTTGAATACGGCCGAATATCGAACGCCCGCGGCTTAATCGCGGAGGCGCGCAACGCTTTCGGCGCCGTGGGCGATAAACGGCGGCTATGCGAAACGTATTTACTAGAAGGCGCGATCGACCAAGCGACCGAGGACCTGGCTACGAGCGAAACGGCGTTTGACGTAGCGCTGAGGTTGGCCGAAGAAGAAGGCTACGATCTATGCGGCGTTGAGGCCGCCCTCGGCCTTGCCGTAGCGTCCCTCCTCAAAAACGACTTGCGGGGTTACCGTCGTCTTCTGGTCAAAGCCAAGGAGGCGACGACGGAACCGGAGTCGCCAAAAGCGAGCCTCAACCTGCTCGAGGCTACGGCGGCGTACTACGTGAGTGAGGATTACGACGAGGCATATCGTCTAGCCGACGCCGCTTCCGCGGAATACCGGCGGACGGGCAACGCGTTCTTATACGGCGCCGCGGCGACCCTGGCCGCCCGGGCGGCGTTAGCGGCGGGCCAACCGGATAAAGGCCGCGAAGTCCTGGGGCGAACGGACATCGAGCGCCGCGCCCGAGAATCGAAAGTATTTTTCGCGTACTATTACCTGGCGGCGGGCGAGCTTTTGGACGCCGTAGGCGACGCCGGGCAGGCGCGGAAGCGCCTTATCGCCGCGGCCGCCGCGGCCCGGGAGTTAGGCCTTTGGCAACCTCGCGGCGAATGTTACTTAAACCTCGCCCGCATAGCCGCCCACGAAAACGAACGCGAGAAATATCGCCGGCGAGCGTTGTGGCTGCTCGATAGCAAAGGGGCGAGCCTTTTGGCAGCCAAGGCCGAAAGATAG
- the thrS gene encoding threonine--tRNA ligase has protein sequence MREVFRHTASHILAHALTELYPDVKLAIGPATADGFYYDFDASATVSDDDLPKIEERMRRIAAADVPIEREEMTKAKARKLFAGNPYKLELVEEIPDKKVIVYRQGDFADLCLGPHLPSSGYIKALNLTAVAGAYWRGDERNDMLTRVYGTAYRKPEELEVHLARVEEAKRRDHRTLGRDLGIFSIAEERGAGLVYWHPDGAFVRDRIETFWKEEHQKRGYQLVMTPHIARARLFEISGHFRYFLDKMYTFEVDGIPYVLKPMNCPMHVAIYKTRVHSYRELPIRYAELGTVYRKERSGTLHGLLRVRGFTQDDGHIFCTPDQLVDELCGCVDLAIFLLHTFGFTSYDVELSARDPGKPQDYAGTAEEWTRAEDALAETLERLELPYNRMEGEAIFYGPKIDFQIYDALGRKWQGPTIQFDFNLPPRYGVKYTGPDGADHQCYMIHRAVLGSFERFFGTLLEHYAGVFPPWLAPVQVRIIPVNPDSVPYAAELAAEMESAGLRVGVDESDGKLTAKIRAGELAKVPYLAVVGKKEREAGTVALRRHGGEDLGAVDLGRLIEALKEATARKSVALELVGGDVNK, from the coding sequence GTGCGGGAGGTATTCCGTCACACCGCGTCGCACATCCTCGCCCACGCGCTGACGGAACTCTACCCGGACGTAAAGTTGGCCATAGGGCCCGCTACGGCCGACGGGTTTTACTACGACTTCGACGCGTCGGCGACCGTGAGCGACGACGACCTCCCGAAAATAGAGGAGCGCATGCGACGTATCGCCGCGGCCGACGTCCCCATCGAACGGGAGGAGATGACCAAGGCCAAAGCCCGCAAGCTGTTCGCCGGCAACCCGTATAAACTCGAGCTCGTCGAGGAGATCCCGGATAAAAAAGTAATAGTATACCGACAGGGCGACTTCGCGGACCTGTGCCTGGGGCCCCACCTCCCCTCGAGCGGTTATATCAAAGCGCTGAACCTCACCGCGGTGGCGGGCGCGTATTGGCGCGGCGACGAACGCAACGACATGCTCACCCGCGTATACGGAACCGCCTACCGCAAACCGGAGGAGCTCGAGGTCCACCTGGCGCGGGTCGAGGAAGCTAAACGACGCGACCACCGGACGCTGGGCCGCGACCTCGGCATATTCTCCATCGCCGAGGAACGCGGCGCCGGCCTCGTCTATTGGCACCCCGACGGCGCGTTCGTCCGCGACCGCATCGAGACCTTCTGGAAAGAGGAACACCAAAAGCGCGGCTACCAACTCGTCATGACCCCCCACATCGCCCGCGCCCGGCTGTTCGAGATATCGGGCCACTTCCGCTACTTCCTCGATAAAATGTACACCTTCGAAGTCGACGGCATCCCGTACGTCCTCAAACCTATGAACTGCCCGATGCACGTCGCCATATATAAAACCCGCGTCCACTCCTACCGGGAACTCCCCATAAGGTACGCCGAGCTAGGGACCGTATACCGCAAAGAGCGCTCGGGTACCCTTCACGGCCTCCTGCGCGTCCGCGGTTTCACCCAGGACGACGGCCACATATTCTGCACCCCCGACCAATTAGTGGACGAATTGTGTGGGTGCGTGGACTTAGCCATATTCCTATTACACACTTTCGGCTTCACCTCGTACGACGTAGAGCTTTCCGCTCGGGACCCCGGCAAGCCGCAAGACTACGCCGGCACCGCCGAGGAATGGACCCGGGCCGAAGACGCTCTCGCCGAAACGCTCGAGCGCCTCGAGCTGCCCTATAACCGGATGGAAGGCGAGGCCATCTTCTACGGCCCGAAAATCGATTTCCAAATTTACGACGCACTGGGGCGGAAATGGCAGGGCCCCACCATACAATTCGACTTCAACCTGCCGCCCCGCTACGGCGTCAAGTACACGGGCCCGGACGGCGCCGACCACCAGTGCTATATGATCCACCGCGCTGTGTTGGGGTCGTTCGAGCGTTTCTTCGGGACGCTGCTCGAGCATTACGCCGGCGTCTTCCCGCCCTGGCTTGCGCCGGTTCAGGTGCGCATCATACCGGTGAACCCGGACTCCGTCCCGTACGCCGCCGAACTGGCGGCCGAAATGGAAAGCGCGGGTTTACGCGTCGGCGTAGACGAATCGGACGGCAAACTGACCGCGAAAATCCGGGCGGGCGAATTGGCCAAAGTGCCCTACCTCGCCGTCGTCGGTAAAAAAGAACGTGAAGCGGGAACGGTAGCGCTGCGCCGCCACGGCGGCGAGGACCTCGGCGCCGTCGACCTGGGCCGCCTTATCGAAGCCTTAAAGGAGGCGACCGCGAGGAAATCCGTCGCGCTCGAGCTCGTAGGAGGCGACGTTAATAAGTAG
- a CDS encoding class I SAM-dependent methyltransferase, translated as MTFWERLKLPVNTFPLRHEIIKANMSLSRGDAVADIGVGTGYSAFNFAPEVREIAGIDVAAPVIEFLESLPRAGNAKFYQADVCDTGHKVLKRLAGKFDRVYAADVLEHVPTPSAFFRTVASLLNKNGSVLVTFPNTVDHGITHFQTKTELNRQILAAGLQPLRFEIIDPTTWLRIIYAVFVKLPLTVHRRLRRRPGEVRQGDEQTFDETYAFAFNRRQPWYRVVINFYFETLMVIAKIFPLLKATPAPEDILGRRVLIVATKGNKAAADVAPAGERGM; from the coding sequence ATGACTTTCTGGGAGCGCCTGAAGCTTCCCGTAAATACCTTCCCGCTCAGGCACGAAATAATCAAAGCGAATATGTCGCTGAGCCGGGGAGATGCGGTGGCGGATATCGGCGTCGGCACCGGCTATTCGGCCTTCAATTTCGCCCCGGAGGTCCGGGAGATAGCCGGCATCGACGTAGCCGCGCCGGTAATCGAATTCTTGGAAAGCCTCCCGCGCGCGGGTAATGCCAAGTTTTACCAAGCGGACGTATGTGACACCGGCCATAAGGTGCTTAAACGGCTCGCCGGCAAATTCGACCGGGTTTACGCCGCCGACGTTCTCGAACACGTTCCGACGCCTTCGGCGTTCTTCCGGACCGTCGCTTCGTTATTAAATAAGAACGGCTCAGTTCTGGTCACCTTCCCCAACACCGTCGACCACGGCATAACGCACTTCCAAACGAAAACGGAGTTGAATCGACAAATCCTGGCGGCGGGCCTGCAGCCCTTGCGCTTCGAAATAATCGACCCCACGACGTGGTTGCGAATTATCTACGCGGTTTTTGTGAAACTCCCCTTAACCGTCCATCGGCGCCTTCGCCGGCGCCCGGGAGAAGTACGGCAAGGCGACGAACAGACCTTCGACGAGACGTACGCGTTTGCGTTTAACCGGCGGCAACCGTGGTACCGCGTCGTCATTAACTTTTATTTCGAAACGCTCATGGTAATAGCGAAAATATTCCCGCTCCTGAAAGCGACGCCGGCGCCGGAGGATATACTCGGCCGCCGGGTCCTTATCGTCGCGACGAAGGGAAATAAGGCCGCCGCGGATGTCGCGCCGGCGGGCGAACGGGGGATGTAA
- a CDS encoding sugar transferase: MAKVVLQTEFKFGFSYKYLKRVFDFVAAVVAIIIVSPFLAFIALFIKFDTRGPVFFRQERIGRVGKPFFIYKFRTMVKDAPKRGPDVTGAGDPRITRVGNFLRATKFDELPNLFNVVRGEMSLVGPRPDLPRFMSVLTPEQRRILNFRPGLTGPTQIRYIAEEEFLSPVNIDEDYVDNVLADKIASDLEYVARWSFREDLLLILYTPIALLFKIFGRATKLFPLARIVPPANRKK; this comes from the coding sequence GTGGCGAAGGTAGTCCTGCAAACGGAGTTCAAATTCGGCTTCAGTTATAAATATTTGAAGCGGGTGTTCGATTTCGTGGCCGCCGTGGTCGCTATTATAATCGTCTCGCCGTTCTTGGCCTTCATCGCGTTGTTCATTAAGTTTGACACCCGCGGCCCGGTTTTTTTCCGTCAGGAGAGGATCGGTAGAGTGGGTAAACCCTTCTTCATTTACAAGTTCCGGACGATGGTCAAAGACGCGCCTAAACGCGGGCCTGACGTCACCGGTGCCGGCGACCCCCGTATAACTCGCGTAGGTAATTTCCTGCGCGCTACGAAATTCGACGAACTCCCCAACCTTTTTAACGTCGTGCGCGGCGAAATGAGCTTAGTGGGGCCGCGGCCTGACCTTCCGCGTTTCATGTCGGTCCTTACGCCGGAACAACGCAGGATCTTAAATTTTCGTCCGGGTCTAACCGGCCCGACCCAGATCCGTTATATCGCGGAGGAGGAGTTCCTGTCTCCCGTCAATATTGACGAGGATTACGTCGATAACGTCCTGGCGGACAAGATCGCGTCGGACCTGGAGTACGTCGCCAGGTGGTCCTTCCGGGAGGACTTGTTGTTGATCCTGTATACGCCGATCGCGCTCCTTTTTAAGATCTTCGGTAGGGCGACGAAGCTATTCCCCCTGGCTAGAATCGTACCTCCCGCAAACCGTAAAAAATAA